Sequence from the Myxococcales bacterium genome:
CAAAGCCCGATGCAAAACGGAAAATCGAAAGGGAACAACCAACTGGACGTGGGTCTATCAGGCCTCGGCTCCGAACTCTACGTAACCAAGGGGACATTTTTGCTGCACAGTTGAGGGGACATATTGCCTAAGTATAAACATCGCCGTCGCGCCTCTTGTCAGAAGCGGCAGGACTGATTAACCTGCCGTCAGAGGGACTGGAACGGGGATTTTGCATCGCGAGTGAAATTCAACCGGAGTAGTGGATGAAACCCAGTGTCTACCAGATGATCGAATTGGTCGGGACTTCCGAGAAATCATGGGAAGAAGCGGCGAAAAACGCCGTGGAAAAAGCCGCCGACCAATACAAAGACATGCGCATCGCCGAGGTCGTTTCGCTGGATCTCAAGGTGCTCAACAACCAGGTCGTCGCCTACCGCGCGCGCGTCAAGGTGTCGTTCAAAGTAGAAGACTGACCGGAAGCGAACCCCGCCATCAGCTCAACAGCCCTTCGATGATCAGGTCGGTGGCCTCCGTCTCGCTCAGACCGCGTGACAGAAGCGTCTGCAATTGTTTGGAATCCACGCTGCCGATGGCCGCCTCGTGTGTGACATGCGCCTTGGAGTTGCGCACCTCGACGATCGGCGCCGCGAGGGCCACGGCCTCGCCTTGAACGATTTCCTTGCAATCCACGTGGCCGCGCGCGAAGGGCGCCGAGGCGATCAGATTGTTGTAGATTTCCGCGCGGGACTGATCGCGGGCGGCGATATATGTGTTGAGCAACCCGCGTGCGCCCTCGCCGGCGAGATGGGCCGACTCGCGGATGATGAGCGTATCGTTTTTCGTCGCGCTGACCCGAGCCGTCATCTCCACCACGCCGCGCGCCTGGCAGACGGTTTCGTAGTCGATTTCCATCTTCCCGACGCGCCCCTTGATCAGCTCGAATTCGGTTTTGAAGCGCGCGTCCTCGCCCACGAAAACCTTTGCCTTCGGAACGACGTGGACGCCGCCGCTAGGTCCATGAACATGCCGCTCGAAATAGGTGTAGCGGGCCCCCTTGCCGATATGAATGTCGGCGTCCATCAAATGTTGCACGTCGACGGCGTTCGGGAAGGTGCAATGTGCGGTAATCGAAATCTCGGCGCCATCCTCGAGTTGGACGTGCATGAGAATGCGCTGCACGCCGGCGTCCGCCAGCATGCCGAAGCACAGATGAACCGGCTTGGCGATTTTCACTCCGGCCAGT
This genomic interval carries:
- a CDS encoding dodecin domain-containing protein; this translates as MKPSVYQMIELVGTSEKSWEEAAKNAVEKAADQYKDMRIAEVVSLDLKVLNNQVVAYRARVKVSFKVED
- a CDS encoding SufBD protein encodes the protein MSIDDTIREIFESINLDHHLPDDVAHVEINHNRVLGLHLVPGLEITATELPDGIEANLRVLAGVKIAKPVHLCFGMLADAGVQRILMHVQLEDGAEISITAHCTFPNAVDVQHLMDADIHIGKGARYTYFERHVHGPSGGVHVVPKAKVFVGEDARFKTEFELIKGRVGKMEIDYETVCQARGVVEMTARVSATKNDTLIIRESAHLAGEGARGLLNTYIAARDQSRAEIYNNLIASAPFARGHVDCKEIVQGEAVALAAPIVEVRNSKAHVTHEAAIGSVDSKQLQTLLSRGLSETEATDLIIEGLLS